A single window of Flavobacterium sp. 140616W15 DNA harbors:
- a CDS encoding YfhO family protein: MKVINKLYPHALVILGFVLVSLIYFYPVLQGKQIFQSDIAQYTGMAKEQNDFRAMEHSEPYWTNSAFGGMPTYQLGANYPHDYVGQLDDALRFLPRPADYLFLYFLGFYGLLLVLKIDPLKAFIGALAFGFSTYLIIILGVGHNAKAHAIAYMPLVIAGFILVFQKKYILGGLLTMFAVALEINANHFQMTYYLLIFLLILSGYFGFNFIKEKEYKSLLVSFGVLAVAGIFALGANATNLMATSEYAKFSIRDKSELTFNPDGSKNLTTASMTTDYITEYSYGIAESFNLIAPRLFGGSSHEPVGTDSRMYEFMLEQGVPEGQAQDFVSAMPTYWGDQPIVSAPAYIGAVVFFLAILALFIDDRKIKYVFFSGAMVALVLSWGKNLPIVTDFFIHYIPLYDKFRAVSSIQVILELCFPVLAIMGLQSFFKLKEIDPKLQQKGLVQTGVFSIGVILILVLCKGIFNFSGASDSYFLESYGPDFVDALKEDRRSLYSADLLRSGFFIAVTFGILWLFIKNKFAQNTALIIVGILMIFDLFFVDKRYVSAKDFVSPVQIAAPFQETPTNTQILKDTSVYRVFDVQGQLQGRTSYFHKAIGGYSAVRPRRMQQLFDYQISKNNLEVLNMLNVKYVIQVNKEGQEFPTINPDANGNAWFVRDVKLVNTADAEMKILDHLDTKNVAVFNIHDHGAKFKSARLKKKWDPNGTIKLEVYKPNYLKYTSDNLNDGLAVFSEIYYEKGWNAYIDGKLTDHFPVDYVLRALEVPGGKHTIEFKFEPEVVKTGSMIALFSSIGMLVLLIGGIYFERKKSISVK; the protein is encoded by the coding sequence TTGAAAGTAATAAACAAGCTTTATCCGCATGCCCTTGTTATATTGGGATTTGTACTCGTTTCTTTAATTTATTTTTATCCTGTATTACAAGGAAAACAGATTTTTCAATCGGATATTGCACAATATACCGGAATGGCCAAGGAACAAAATGATTTCAGAGCAATGGAACATTCTGAACCTTATTGGACAAACTCGGCTTTTGGTGGAATGCCAACGTATCAATTAGGAGCTAATTATCCGCATGATTATGTAGGACAATTAGATGACGCTTTACGATTTTTACCCCGTCCAGCAGATTATCTTTTCCTATATTTCTTAGGATTTTATGGTTTGTTGTTGGTTTTAAAAATCGACCCGCTTAAAGCTTTTATAGGAGCATTGGCTTTTGGTTTCTCTACTTATTTAATTATTATATTAGGAGTTGGTCACAACGCCAAGGCGCATGCTATTGCATATATGCCATTGGTCATTGCAGGATTTATACTCGTATTTCAGAAAAAATATATTCTCGGTGGATTACTCACCATGTTTGCGGTTGCTTTAGAAATAAATGCAAACCACTTTCAAATGACATATTACTTATTGATTTTCTTATTAATACTTTCAGGATATTTTGGCTTTAATTTTATTAAAGAAAAAGAGTATAAGTCGCTTTTAGTTTCATTTGGAGTTTTGGCAGTAGCAGGGATTTTTGCTTTAGGAGCAAACGCTACTAATTTAATGGCAACAAGTGAATATGCAAAATTTAGTATCCGTGATAAAAGCGAACTGACATTTAATCCAGACGGATCTAAAAATCTTACAACTGCTTCAATGACTACAGACTATATTACTGAATATAGTTATGGGATTGCCGAAAGCTTTAACTTGATTGCACCAAGGCTTTTTGGAGGTTCTAGTCATGAACCTGTGGGTACTGATAGTAGAATGTACGAATTTATGCTTGAGCAAGGCGTTCCAGAAGGACAAGCCCAAGATTTTGTTTCGGCAATGCCAACTTATTGGGGAGATCAACCTATTGTGTCTGCGCCAGCTTATATTGGTGCTGTTGTTTTTTTCTTGGCGATTTTAGCTTTGTTTATCGATGATAGAAAGATAAAATACGTCTTCTTCTCAGGAGCAATGGTTGCTTTGGTACTTTCTTGGGGTAAAAACCTTCCAATAGTAACCGATTTCTTTATCCATTATATTCCATTATATGATAAATTTAGAGCCGTTTCTTCGATACAAGTTATCCTAGAACTTTGTTTTCCAGTTCTTGCAATTATGGGATTACAATCTTTCTTTAAGTTGAAAGAAATAGATCCTAAGTTACAGCAAAAAGGATTGGTTCAAACAGGGGTGTTTAGTATTGGAGTGATATTAATTTTGGTTTTATGTAAAGGAATATTTAATTTCTCAGGTGCAAGCGATAGTTATTTTTTAGAGAGCTACGGACCTGATTTTGTTGATGCCCTTAAAGAAGATAGAAGAAGTTTATACTCAGCAGATTTACTACGTTCAGGATTCTTTATTGCAGTTACTTTTGGAATTTTATGGCTGTTTATCAAAAATAAATTTGCTCAAAACACGGCACTTATTATAGTTGGGATCTTGATGATTTTTGATTTATTCTTTGTTGATAAAAGATATGTTTCGGCTAAAGATTTTGTTAGCCCCGTGCAAATAGCAGCTCCTTTTCAGGAAACACCAACAAATACTCAAATATTAAAAGATACTTCTGTTTACCGTGTATTTGATGTTCAAGGGCAATTACAAGGTAGAACTTCTTATTTCCATAAAGCTATAGGAGGATATAGTGCTGTAAGGCCAAGAAGAATGCAGCAGTTGTTTGATTATCAGATTTCTAAAAACAACTTAGAAGTTCTTAATATGCTTAATGTTAAATATGTTATTCAAGTTAATAAAGAAGGACAAGAATTTCCAACGATAAATCCAGATGCTAATGGTAATGCTTGGTTTGTTAGAGATGTAAAATTAGTGAATACAGCCGATGCTGAAATGAAAATCTTAGATCATTTGGATACTAAAAATGTAGCAGTCTTTAATATTCATGACCATGGAGCTAAATTTAAAAGCGCTCGTTTAAAGAAAAAATGGGATCCAAACGGAACTATTAAATTAGAAGTTTACAAGCCAAATTATCTCAAATACACATCAGATAATTTGAATGATGGTTTAGCGGTATTCTCTGAAATATATTATGAAAAAGGATGGAATGCTTATATCGATGGTAAACTTACAGATCATTTTCCAGTAGATTATGTTTTAAGAGCTCTTGAAGTTCCTGGAGGTAAACATACAATTGAATTTAAATTTGAACCAGAAGTTGTTAAAACGGGTAGTATGATTGCACTTTTTAGTTCAATAGGTATGTTGGTTCTTTTAATCGGAGGTATTTATTTTGAAAGAAAAAAATCGATTAGCGTGAAGTAA